From a region of the Constantimarinum furrinae genome:
- a CDS encoding heavy metal translocating P-type ATPase, whose amino-acid sequence MKHTYHIQGMTCNGCRTHVEQTLSKVEGVTNASVNLEKEEATIEMESHISIETFQKALKQDGGSYSIHKSGEHYHDDDSASAKPKKAKPEGKGTGTFYCPMHCEGDKTYDKPGDCPVCGMDLVEEQNLSATTTTEQWTCPMHPEIVKDEPGSCPICGMDLVPMEPDLSAEEKTYNKLIKKFWIAVAFTLPIFLIAMSEMIPNNPLYDVMEQKWWNWIQFGLSIPVVFYATWMFFERAYRSIKTWNLNMFTLIGIGAGVAWLFSVFGMLFPDFFPEQFKTESGAVHVYFEAATVILTLVLMGQVLEARAHSKTNSAVKELLKLAPNKAVRVVDGNEEEVSIDQIEKGDILRVKPGDKIPVDGKITEGETTVDESMISGEPIPVNKSVDDKVSSGTINGNQSFLMEAEKVGSDTLLSQIIHMVNDASRSRAPIQKLADTVSGYFVPVVVIIAVITFIVWAIWGPEPAYVFALVNAIAVLIIACPCALGLATPMSVMVGVGKGAQNGVLIKNAEALEKMDKVDTLIVDKTGTITEGKPTVEKIGSFDESRFRESEILHLIASLNSSSEHPLAEATVKYGKEQKVEISKTENFSAVTGKGVEGTVDGKKLDLGNDKMMEYAKATISSAMKDEAQSFQKQGKTVSYLSIDGEVSGYVVIGDKIKETSAKAIKELQDKGIEVRMLTGDNHDTAQAVASELNLADFKAGMLPENKLDEVKKLQQQGKVVAMAGDGINDAPALAKSDVGIAMGTGTDVAIESAMITLVKGDLHGIVKARNLSHKVMRNIKQNLFFAMIYNTLGVPIAAGVLFPFFGILLSPMIAALAMSFSSVSVIANALRLRTKSIN is encoded by the coding sequence ATGAAACACACCTATCACATACAAGGAATGACCTGCAATGGTTGCAGAACCCACGTTGAGCAAACACTTTCTAAAGTGGAAGGTGTGACTAACGCTTCGGTTAATTTAGAGAAAGAAGAGGCGACCATCGAAATGGAATCTCATATTTCTATCGAAACATTTCAAAAAGCTCTAAAGCAAGATGGTGGTTCGTATAGCATCCACAAATCAGGCGAACATTATCACGATGATGATTCCGCTTCAGCAAAACCGAAAAAAGCGAAACCAGAGGGCAAGGGAACGGGAACGTTTTATTGCCCAATGCACTGCGAGGGCGATAAAACCTATGACAAACCAGGCGATTGTCCCGTTTGTGGAATGGATTTGGTCGAAGAGCAAAATTTGTCAGCTACAACTACTACTGAACAGTGGACCTGCCCAATGCATCCTGAAATCGTAAAGGACGAGCCGGGAAGCTGTCCTATTTGCGGAATGGATTTAGTGCCGATGGAACCTGATTTATCTGCCGAAGAAAAAACATATAATAAGCTGATTAAGAAATTTTGGATAGCAGTAGCCTTTACGCTTCCTATTTTCCTAATCGCTATGAGCGAGATGATTCCCAACAATCCACTTTATGATGTAATGGAGCAGAAATGGTGGAACTGGATTCAATTTGGGCTTTCCATTCCTGTGGTGTTTTATGCCACTTGGATGTTCTTTGAACGTGCTTATCGAAGTATTAAAACCTGGAATCTCAATATGTTCACCTTAATCGGTATAGGTGCGGGCGTGGCTTGGCTCTTTAGTGTTTTTGGGATGTTGTTTCCAGACTTTTTTCCGGAACAATTTAAAACAGAATCCGGTGCGGTTCACGTGTATTTTGAAGCCGCTACGGTTATCCTCACATTGGTATTGATGGGTCAAGTTTTAGAAGCCCGTGCACATAGTAAAACCAATTCAGCAGTGAAAGAATTATTAAAGCTTGCACCTAACAAAGCAGTACGCGTAGTGGATGGAAACGAAGAAGAAGTTTCCATCGACCAGATTGAAAAAGGAGATATCCTACGAGTAAAGCCAGGAGATAAAATCCCTGTGGATGGCAAAATTACCGAAGGCGAAACTACCGTAGATGAGTCAATGATTTCAGGAGAACCGATTCCAGTCAATAAATCTGTAGATGATAAAGTAAGTAGCGGTACCATTAATGGGAATCAATCTTTCTTGATGGAAGCCGAAAAAGTAGGTAGCGACACCTTGCTTTCCCAAATCATACATATGGTAAACGATGCCAGTCGCAGTCGTGCCCCTATTCAGAAATTGGCAGATACGGTTTCAGGCTATTTCGTGCCTGTCGTGGTTATCATTGCGGTCATCACTTTCATTGTCTGGGCGATTTGGGGACCAGAACCAGCTTATGTATTTGCTCTTGTAAATGCCATTGCCGTATTGATTATAGCCTGTCCTTGTGCATTGGGATTGGCAACACCGATGTCCGTTATGGTAGGTGTTGGTAAAGGTGCCCAAAATGGTGTCCTAATTAAGAATGCCGAAGCCTTAGAGAAAATGGACAAAGTGGACACCCTTATCGTTGATAAAACAGGAACCATTACGGAAGGGAAACCAACGGTTGAGAAAATTGGGTCGTTTGATGAATCTCGCTTTCGCGAAAGCGAAATTCTACATCTTATCGCATCCCTAAACAGTTCCAGCGAGCATCCACTTGCCGAAGCCACCGTGAAATATGGAAAGGAGCAGAAGGTCGAAATATCAAAAACCGAAAACTTTAGCGCAGTAACCGGAAAAGGCGTAGAAGGAACAGTTGATGGCAAGAAGCTCGATTTAGGAAACGATAAAATGATGGAATATGCTAAGGCAACAATTTCATCTGCTATGAAAGATGAAGCACAATCCTTTCAGAAACAGGGGAAAACGGTTTCCTACTTATCCATTGATGGCGAAGTTTCAGGCTATGTGGTCATTGGCGATAAAATAAAAGAAACGAGCGCCAAGGCAATCAAAGAATTACAGGACAAAGGCATTGAAGTGAGAATGCTCACAGGAGATAATCACGACACCGCCCAAGCTGTGGCGAGCGAACTCAATCTCGCTGACTTCAAAGCAGGAATGTTACCTGAAAACAAACTGGATGAGGTTAAAAAACTACAACAGCAAGGCAAAGTAGTCGCAATGGCAGGCGATGGTATCAATGATGCACCAGCACTGGCAAAAAGTGATGTGGGTATTGCAATGGGCACAGGAACTGATGTCGCTATAGAAAGCGCTATGATAACCTTGGTAAAGGGCGATTTGCACGGTATCGTAAAAGCAAGAAACCTTAGCCACAAAGTTATGCGTAACATAAAACAAAATCTATTTTTTGCTATGATATACAACACGCTGGGTGTACCGATTGCGGCAGGTGTATTATTCCCATTTTTCGGAATTCTGTTATCGCCTATGATTGCGGCGCTGGCAATGAGTTTTAGTTCAGTTTCAGTAATAGCAAACGCACTTAGGCTCAGAACAAAATCAATTAACTAA
- a CDS encoding DUF2911 domain-containing protein, which translates to MKKSIILLCIILLASCKEASKEAQEVPITDKTEQNSTSAEPNKKKSLSPHTSAMAMVGDAHIHIDYSSPGVRKRIIFGGLLPYNTVWQAGAHMATWIETNKDLTIDGKELKAGKYGFFVIPNQEEWTIIFNSNWNQHGKDEYNEKDDVMRFKVTPKISEEIKEHLEYKVTKTTNDSGTISLSWEKVLVEFPFEVK; encoded by the coding sequence ATGAAAAAAAGTATCATTCTATTATGTATTATCCTTTTAGCTTCTTGTAAAGAAGCTTCAAAGGAAGCTCAAGAAGTGCCAATTACCGACAAAACAGAGCAAAATTCAACAAGTGCAGAACCTAATAAAAAAAAATCATTGAGTCCGCATACAAGCGCAATGGCGATGGTGGGCGATGCGCATATTCATATTGATTATTCATCCCCAGGAGTTCGTAAACGTATCATTTTTGGCGGTTTACTTCCTTATAATACCGTTTGGCAAGCGGGCGCACATATGGCCACTTGGATAGAAACCAATAAGGATTTGACCATTGATGGTAAAGAGTTGAAGGCAGGGAAATACGGGTTCTTTGTTATTCCGAATCAAGAGGAATGGACAATTATTTTTAATTCCAACTGGAACCAGCACGGTAAAGATGAATATAATGAGAAAGATGATGTGATGAGATTTAAAGTAACCCCAAAAATTTCCGAAGAAATCAAGGAACATTTAGAATACAAGGTAACAAAGACTACCAATGATTCAGGAACAATTAGCTTGAGTTGGGAAAAGGTTCTTGTTGAATTTCCTTTTGAAGTAAAATAA
- a CDS encoding PepSY domain-containing protein: MVKRKTALKIRKAHRYLGIFLGIQFLMWTISGMYFSWTDIDEIHGDHFKKEIPEQTAFSDLVGSSQLNIQEPIKSLELLEIADAPYYWINETVLYNALTGTKKDELTEQEAIKVAERYMLADLEFDQIQRIESVGDHHEYRGRPLPAYEISYKTDENLKAYVAIENGAFQTVRHRDWRWFDFLWMTHTMDYQGRDNFNTIVLRAFSLLGLITVFSGFLLWYTSSPTVRKLIKNKRK; encoded by the coding sequence ATGGTCAAAAGAAAAACAGCACTAAAAATAAGAAAAGCGCATCGCTATCTGGGTATCTTTTTAGGTATTCAGTTCTTGATGTGGACGATTAGTGGAATGTATTTCAGCTGGACAGATATTGATGAGATACACGGCGACCATTTTAAAAAAGAGATTCCTGAACAAACTGCATTTTCAGATTTGGTGGGAAGTTCTCAACTAAATATTCAGGAACCGATTAAGTCATTAGAATTACTTGAAATAGCGGATGCGCCCTATTATTGGATTAATGAGACTGTGCTTTATAATGCACTTACAGGAACAAAGAAAGACGAGCTCACAGAACAAGAAGCAATCAAAGTAGCAGAACGCTATATGTTGGCTGATTTAGAATTTGACCAAATACAACGGATTGAATCTGTAGGCGACCACCACGAGTACCGCGGAAGACCATTACCGGCTTATGAGATTTCATATAAAACCGATGAAAATTTAAAAGCCTACGTGGCGATTGAAAATGGCGCTTTTCAAACCGTACGTCATCGCGATTGGCGTTGGTTCGATTTTCTTTGGATGACGCACACTATGGACTATCAAGGTCGAGACAATTTTAATACAATTGTGCTAAGGGCTTTTTCGCTTTTAGGCTTGATAACGGTGTTTAGTGGATTTCTACTTTGGTACACAAGTTCACCTACTGTGAGAAAATTGATTAAAAACAAACGTAAATAA
- a CDS encoding DUF305 domain-containing protein, with protein sequence MENSNEHKKKNQYTKFVGMLAASFVAMYITMYLNTYEWDHVWFSLTRFYMVCLGIAAMAIIMFVAMRGMYQNKKKNIAIVLGSIVLFVGALGLVRDQKSTVGDVLWMKAMIPHHSIAILTSERADIKDPEVKKLAEDIIKAQRKEIEEMKQMIDRLQNEK encoded by the coding sequence ATGGAAAATTCAAATGAACACAAAAAGAAAAATCAATACACAAAATTTGTAGGAATGCTCGCAGCGTCCTTCGTAGCTATGTACATCACAATGTACCTGAACACTTATGAGTGGGACCACGTATGGTTCAGTCTAACTCGCTTTTATATGGTTTGCTTAGGGATTGCGGCAATGGCCATTATAATGTTTGTAGCAATGCGTGGGATGTATCAAAATAAAAAGAAGAATATCGCCATTGTTTTGGGAAGTATCGTTCTATTTGTAGGTGCGTTGGGACTGGTACGTGACCAAAAATCAACTGTAGGCGATGTGCTCTGGATGAAAGCAATGATACCGCACCATTCCATAGCAATTTTAACAAGCGAGCGTGCAGACATTAAAGACCCAGAAGTAAAAAAATTAGCCGAAGATATCATCAAAGCACAACGAAAGGAAATTGAAGAAATGAAGCAAATGATTGATAGGTTACAAAACGAAAAATAG
- a CDS encoding efflux RND transporter periplasmic adaptor subunit, which translates to MNKNILYIAIAVIVGLLAGWLIFGNSGSEANANKDVSEMSDTHDHSGESENQIWTCSMHPQIMQPEPGDCPICGMDLIPAESGADGLAMNEIKMTENAMALANIQTTIVGNGSMSEDDGMISLSGKIATNEENNAVQASYFDGRIERLNVNYEGQKVNRGQLLATIYAPNLVAAQQELLTTASLKKSQPELYKAVRNKLKNWKLSESQIDAIESSGNVRDNFPVYATVSGTVSEVMAREGDYVKQGQPILKVSNLNSVWAEFDAYENQISNLKVGQKIKVVTNAYANKEFDATVSFIDPILNNATRTVTVRATLKNTDDLFKPGMFVTGKLKGEMKMNNEVITVPASAVMWTGERSLVYIKTNPNEPVFEMREVTIGNRNGENYTVTEGLQNGDEIVTNGTFTVDAAAQLQGKKSMMNQEKKEDAMMPMSEMEMEFSENFQKQFKKALKPYLQMKDALVASDADQVSFFAKEALLLLKAVDFKGIGNMEQSHLKKSIEMLEAIVANDNLENQRSHFVILNENIVPITMNVKGTDEILFIQKCPMANNNKGAIWISNQKEIRNPYFGEDMLTCGEVVDSIN; encoded by the coding sequence ATGAACAAGAACATTTTATATATAGCAATTGCAGTAATCGTGGGACTATTGGCGGGCTGGCTCATTTTTGGCAATTCCGGAAGCGAAGCAAATGCAAACAAGGACGTTTCTGAAATGTCAGATACCCACGACCATTCGGGCGAGTCGGAAAACCAAATATGGACCTGCTCAATGCACCCACAGATTATGCAACCCGAACCTGGCGACTGCCCTATATGTGGAATGGACTTAATACCTGCCGAATCTGGTGCCGATGGCCTTGCAATGAATGAGATTAAAATGACAGAGAACGCAATGGCGCTGGCCAACATTCAAACTACTATTGTGGGTAATGGCAGTATGTCAGAAGATGATGGAATGATTTCGCTTTCGGGCAAAATCGCCACCAACGAAGAAAATAATGCCGTGCAAGCAAGTTATTTTGATGGGCGTATTGAGCGTTTGAATGTCAATTATGAAGGCCAAAAAGTAAATCGTGGTCAATTGCTGGCTACAATTTATGCGCCAAATTTGGTCGCTGCACAGCAAGAATTGCTCACAACCGCTTCACTAAAAAAATCGCAGCCTGAACTGTATAAAGCTGTTCGAAATAAATTGAAAAATTGGAAGCTTTCCGAAAGCCAGATTGATGCCATAGAATCCTCTGGAAACGTGCGCGATAATTTTCCTGTATATGCCACCGTTTCAGGAACGGTTTCGGAAGTAATGGCACGAGAAGGCGACTATGTAAAACAAGGTCAGCCCATTTTGAAAGTAAGCAATTTGAATTCGGTTTGGGCAGAATTTGATGCCTATGAAAATCAGATTTCAAATTTAAAAGTAGGTCAAAAAATAAAAGTAGTAACCAATGCGTACGCTAATAAAGAATTTGACGCTACGGTTTCGTTTATTGACCCCATACTTAACAATGCAACGAGAACGGTTACCGTAAGAGCAACACTAAAAAATACAGATGACCTCTTTAAACCAGGAATGTTTGTAACGGGTAAACTCAAAGGGGAAATGAAGATGAACAACGAAGTGATAACAGTTCCTGCAAGTGCCGTAATGTGGACGGGCGAACGCTCATTGGTCTATATAAAAACCAATCCCAACGAACCCGTTTTTGAAATGCGTGAAGTAACAATCGGTAACCGAAATGGCGAAAATTACACAGTTACCGAGGGCTTACAAAATGGCGATGAGATTGTGACCAATGGAACCTTTACAGTAGATGCGGCAGCACAGCTACAAGGCAAAAAATCTATGATGAATCAAGAAAAGAAAGAGGATGCTATGATGCCAATGTCTGAAATGGAGATGGAATTTTCAGAGAATTTTCAAAAACAATTTAAAAAGGCGCTCAAGCCTTATTTGCAGATGAAAGATGCTTTAGTAGCAAGTGATGCCGATCAAGTTTCCTTTTTCGCGAAAGAGGCATTATTACTTTTAAAAGCCGTAGATTTTAAAGGTATCGGCAATATGGAACAATCACATTTAAAAAAAAGTATAGAAATGCTTGAGGCCATTGTTGCGAATGACAATCTGGAAAATCAACGTAGCCATTTCGTGATATTAAATGAAAATATAGTTCCAATTACAATGAATGTTAAAGGAACTGATGAAATACTATTTATTCAAAAATGTCCAATGGCAAATAATAACAAAGGAGCCATTTGGATAAGTAATCAAAAAGAAATTCGAAATCCATATTTTGGCGAGGACATGTTAACCTGTGGCGAGGTAGTGGATTCCATTAATTAG
- a CDS encoding P-loop NTPase family protein, with translation MNNNKPQFSIDFERQYKIDHSNDFLYTEESSIRFKTIIYYFAQHQSFYKSPILNSKISTPSFNKGLLVIGNYGTGKSSILKTLSRLDNYLFKFHTALEVTLDYENINTPSEKSAFYKKFSSGNRLFDDILTEDFANNYGQKNVFRELLEIRCAKKAKTFLTCNYNPSYGCNLEEGLLQFRTKYGGRVYDRLFEMFNILEFKGVSMRR, from the coding sequence ATGAATAATAATAAGCCACAATTTTCAATTGACTTTGAACGCCAATATAAAATTGATCATAGTAATGATTTTTTATATACCGAAGAAAGCTCAATAAGATTTAAGACAATTATATATTATTTTGCCCAGCACCAATCCTTTTATAAATCTCCCATATTAAATAGCAAAATATCGACCCCATCATTCAATAAGGGGTTATTGGTAATAGGTAATTATGGTACAGGAAAATCAAGCATTCTCAAAACCTTATCTAGATTGGACAACTATCTTTTCAAATTCCATACTGCCCTAGAGGTCACTTTAGACTATGAAAATATAAATACTCCAAGTGAGAAAAGTGCATTTTATAAAAAATTTAGTTCTGGTAATCGTTTGTTTGATGACATTTTAACCGAAGACTTTGCAAACAACTACGGACAAAAGAATGTTTTTCGAGAATTACTGGAAATTAGATGTGCTAAAAAGGCTAAAACATTTTTAACTTGTAACTATAACCCTTCGTATGGCTGTAATTTAGAAGAAGGATTATTACAATTCAGAACCAAATACGGAGGACGAGTATATGATCGCTTGTTCGAAATGTTTAACATTCTTGAATTTAAGGGAGTAAGTATGAGAAGGTAA
- a CDS encoding helix-turn-helix domain-containing protein, whose amino-acid sequence MELSIIPKEELEEIVKSSVEKSLNLFYSKKSENEKVSQNLSVREASDYLKVSELTIRNYIKRGLIRAEKIGNRIIINRKKLEETLKEVKSLKYKRD is encoded by the coding sequence ATGGAATTATCAATTATACCCAAAGAGGAACTTGAAGAAATAGTAAAGTCCTCAGTAGAAAAATCACTGAACCTTTTTTATTCCAAAAAAAGCGAAAACGAAAAGGTTAGTCAAAACTTATCCGTTAGAGAAGCTTCAGATTATTTAAAGGTTTCTGAGCTCACTATCCGAAATTATATTAAACGTGGACTTATCCGGGCTGAAAAAATCGGCAACAGGATTATTATCAATAGAAAAAAATTGGAAGAAACACTCAAAGAAGTTAAGTCTCTAAAGTACAAAAGAGACTGA
- a CDS encoding site-specific integrase, which yields MNYSYTFNLKEPNSNKETLIYIRARIKDENKYLKYSTGEKIHPKFWDSKTQFPKRISGRSAQAVGINSIIAQITRYGEAFQLICTRLEADETSLTVGRIKAELNYLFKRTKSSPGSFLNVFNDFIQEKRDLAKITKGTIQRYINIKQILEDFSDHAHYKLTFGSITNEFYVKFVSYSRKELRHKNNTLGRNIGFIKTFMNWAANKKLHRNFDFKNFEKTSSETDEVALSMTELEELFQFDFKNKRLEQVRDVFVFGCTTGMRYSDYSRIGKENIRNGQIVINTVKQKSNLGIPLNKYSTTILEKYDYALPLISAQKFREYIKEACKKAGFNESIIKTSFIGNERIEETIPKYRMISTHTARRTFITLSLEKGMRPDIVMSITGHKSYSSFKKYIKLSKKIREDEMSKAWN from the coding sequence ATGAATTATTCTTATACCTTCAATTTAAAAGAACCAAACTCTAATAAAGAAACGCTGATTTATATTCGAGCCAGAATTAAAGATGAGAATAAATATTTAAAATATTCTACAGGAGAAAAAATACATCCAAAATTCTGGGATTCAAAAACGCAATTCCCTAAACGAATTTCCGGGAGAAGCGCTCAAGCAGTTGGTATAAATTCTATCATTGCTCAAATTACAAGATATGGGGAGGCTTTTCAACTTATTTGTACAAGACTAGAGGCAGATGAAACTTCATTAACCGTGGGTCGCATAAAGGCTGAGCTGAATTACTTGTTTAAGAGAACAAAAAGCTCTCCTGGTTCCTTCTTAAATGTCTTTAATGATTTCATTCAAGAGAAAAGAGACTTAGCTAAAATAACTAAAGGCACAATACAACGTTATATAAATATTAAACAAATACTTGAAGATTTTTCTGATCATGCTCATTACAAATTGACCTTTGGATCAATTACAAATGAATTCTATGTAAAATTTGTGAGTTATAGCCGAAAGGAATTAAGACATAAGAATAATACCTTGGGTCGAAATATAGGTTTTATAAAAACTTTTATGAATTGGGCGGCGAATAAGAAGCTTCATAGGAATTTTGACTTTAAAAACTTTGAAAAAACTTCAAGTGAAACTGACGAAGTTGCCTTGTCAATGACTGAACTTGAGGAACTGTTTCAATTTGACTTTAAAAATAAAAGACTAGAACAGGTCCGTGATGTATTTGTTTTTGGTTGTACCACAGGTATGCGTTATTCCGATTATTCCAGGATAGGGAAGGAAAATATTCGCAACGGTCAGATTGTGATCAATACCGTAAAACAAAAAAGCAATCTAGGAATTCCACTGAATAAATATTCAACGACTATCTTGGAGAAATATGATTATGCATTACCACTAATAAGTGCTCAAAAGTTTAGAGAATATATTAAAGAAGCTTGCAAAAAAGCTGGATTTAACGAATCGATTATTAAAACTTCCTTTATAGGTAATGAGCGGATTGAAGAAACAATCCCTAAATACCGGATGATCAGTACACATACTGCCCGAAGAACCTTTATCACTCTATCTTTAGAAAAGGGAATGCGCCCGGATATCGTGATGAGTATCACTGGACATAAAAGCTATAGTAGTTTTAAAAAATATATAAAACTCTCTAAGAAAATTAGAGAGGATGAAATGAGTAAAGCTTGGAATTAA
- a CDS encoding CsbD family protein yields the protein MNSDQIKGKWNQFKGKMQQKYGIAVDDDETFSEGKYNELVGRAQEKSGESKEKIKREIESW from the coding sequence ATGAACTCAGATCAAATTAAAGGTAAATGGAACCAATTTAAAGGTAAAATGCAGCAAAAATACGGTATTGCTGTAGATGACGACGAAACGTTCAGTGAAGGTAAATACAACGAACTAGTTGGTCGTGCACAGGAAAAGTCAGGTGAATCTAAGGAGAAGATCAAACGTGAAATAGAATCCTGGTAG
- a CDS encoding MarR family winged helix-turn-helix transcriptional regulator: MKKSAFNPEGQQAHLSGKIVAGMERISEAFKVLLWEKAKELGLSPIQIQLLIFTAFHKEALCNVSDLAREFNVTKPTVSDAIRVLHNKGFIIKDHSSADSRSYTIILSESGKEIVKMTENFADPMQQQIEAMSDSDLEHVFETLSKLIFQLNRTGILTVQRTCYGCKFYSRSKSSNYCNLLEKPLFTADIRLDCPEFESA, from the coding sequence ATGAAGAAAAGTGCTTTTAATCCTGAGGGGCAACAAGCGCACCTATCTGGAAAGATAGTTGCCGGAATGGAACGAATTTCAGAAGCCTTTAAAGTATTACTGTGGGAAAAGGCAAAGGAATTGGGGTTGAGCCCTATTCAGATCCAGCTTCTTATTTTTACTGCGTTTCACAAAGAAGCGCTGTGCAATGTAAGTGACTTGGCAAGAGAATTCAATGTTACAAAGCCCACGGTGAGTGATGCCATACGCGTACTTCACAATAAGGGCTTTATCATTAAGGACCATTCTTCGGCAGACAGCAGGAGTTATACGATCATTCTATCGGAAAGCGGTAAAGAAATAGTAAAAATGACCGAAAATTTTGCCGATCCAATGCAACAGCAAATAGAAGCTATGAGTGATAGCGATCTGGAACATGTATTCGAAACCTTAAGCAAGCTAATCTTTCAACTTAACAGGACGGGGATATTGACCGTTCAACGCACCTGTTATGGGTGTAAATTCTATTCAAGATCCAAATCTTCAAACTATTGTAATTTGTTAGAAAAACCATTATTTACTGCAGATATCCGACTCGACTGTCCGGAATTTGAAAGTGCTTAA
- a CDS encoding DUF2024 family protein: MRVSVWDTYVKRNDGLTMHFDILVPVSVQDEDKIVHFGKQYLHQKSFGTGDLTSKECRFCHIENASEDIIKNIENFGFHIIEMEHCH; the protein is encoded by the coding sequence GTGAGAGTTTCAGTCTGGGATACTTACGTAAAACGCAACGATGGTCTAACCATGCATTTCGACATTCTGGTTCCGGTTTCAGTACAGGATGAGGATAAAATAGTACACTTCGGAAAGCAATATTTGCATCAAAAATCTTTCGGTACGGGCGATCTCACTTCAAAAGAATGCAGATTTTGTCATATCGAGAACGCTTCCGAAGACATCATAAAAAATATTGAGAACTTTGGTTTTCATATTATCGAAATGGAACATTGTCATTAA
- a CDS encoding thioredoxin domain-containing protein has product MKRSVFYHAGCPVCVSAEQDIIELVGKDKLEVVHIGQDKSRIPEAENAGVKSVPAMVTPNGNVLHINYGASMEDVKA; this is encoded by the coding sequence ATGAAAAGATCAGTTTTTTATCACGCAGGTTGTCCGGTATGTGTTAGTGCCGAACAGGACATCATCGAATTAGTAGGGAAAGACAAGTTAGAAGTTGTTCATATTGGACAGGACAAATCTAGAATCCCTGAAGCCGAAAATGCCGGAGTTAAATCGGTTCCCGCCATGGTAACCCCAAATGGTAATGTACTTCATATTAACTATGGAGCTTCAATGGAAGATGTAAAAGCATAA